Part of the Lucilia cuprina isolate Lc7/37 chromosome 5, ASM2204524v1, whole genome shotgun sequence genome is shown below.
AAGATATCTATCAGGACATGTTTGATCTTTTCCAACCGGATGTTTTCCATATGGGTGGAGATGAAGTATCCGTTAATTGTTGGAACAGCAGTAAACAGATACGCAATTGGATGACGAAACAAGGCTGGGGTTTACAAGAAGCGGATTTTATACGTTTATGGGGTCATTTCCAGACAGAAGCCTTAAAGCGAGTAGATACCGCTGCCAAGGGACAGCAAGTTCCTATTACATTATGGACTAGTCGTCTTACAGACGTACCCTATTTAGATGATTATTTAGACAAGCAACGTTATATTATACAGATATGGACGACGGGCATGGATCCTAAGGTGACTGATATTTTAAAACGCGGCTTTCGCATTATCGTTTCAAATTATGATGCTCTATACTTTGACTGCGGCGGTGCTGGTTGGGTTACTGATGGCAATAACTGGTGTTCCCCTTATATTGGCTGGCAAAAGGTCTATGAAAATCGCATGGAAACAATTGCTGGTGATTATGTACCACTAGTAATGGGCGCCGAAGCAGCAATTTGGTCCGAACAAATCGATGAACATACATTAGATCAACGCTTTTGGCCGAGAGCTAGTGCTTTAGCTGAACGTTTATGGTCTAATCCTTTAGAAGGCTGGCGTCAGGCTGAACCACGTATGCTATTGCATCGTGAACGTTTGGTTGAAAATGGTATATCGGCAGAAGCTTTACAGCCAGAATGGTGTTTACAAAATCAGAACGAATGTCCCATTGATGCGTATACAAGTCAAAAAAAGGTATAATAAAACCAAGTAAATCGAGATTATTTTGGTTCCTAGTACCAATATCGATAATAGTGATATTTTCCCTATATGTTTTCAActcatttaaatgaaaaacaattaagacattttttaatattaattttattacttaaaattttggtctagaattaatttgtaaaataatagtCACTGTTttggaattataaaaaaaaattaaaaacttaaggcCTTactcataaacaaaattttattttataaacgattaaTTGGAATGTAAttagtttttatcaaaaaaaaaaaaacttacaaaattggtttacaaataaaacgttagtttgcaatcttatgaaaaaatataaacaaaaggaattttatttaataacatttgagACGTTATAATATAGCGCAAGGAAAACTGCATCTGATGTGCAGTACGTTCGTAAATGCACCAATACAGAAATTATGCATGCATTGGGGGCCTACGTTGATAACGTATTTCTTCGTTTCGAATTAAAATTTGACGAATATAACATTGTCATCATATAGAAATTTGAACcttaaacaaacaatataattcagattttaaaattgtttttaaattttttccaatttaaactaaacaccaagaaaaagttttttccccCAAATAAAAATGCACTTTacaagaattttattaattttttatatattttttggagaatatacaaacaacaattttcacaattgttttgttgtttttttttaatataatataaatgtatattaagtggttaattaaattaataatctaAATCAGAATAATCTAAATATTTGATGATGGTTGTATTTCATTTATCAATACGAATGTtgtgtttcgtgtttttttttttaataacggATATTAAAAGAagctaatgaaaaatataaattatgcgAAATATACAAGAAATGTATGTcataaatatacacatacaaacagcAAATGCGTacacataaataaatgtaattgtttGGTACTTATTTAGGGTCCAAAATGACTAACACGTCTATGCATGTATTACTACTTATTCATCATCAAgagtttaagaaattattttacttttttttttgtttgtttttgtaatggGTAGTGAGAGGTACGATTTGTGTGGTTAAAAGTTCTTTTTAGTTCTTTGTTTTCCAGCATCGTCTTTATTTATATAAGTTAGCGTATTCTCAACATTCTCccattccaaaaaaaatctttgttgtCTAGTCATTATTAAAGTTGATTTTAAGATCTTATACATAGTATATATAGTAGAGTAGTATAGTAATAATAGTTGTAGTAGTCTGAGTTTGTTGGgaaattttgtttgtagttGTATTGCTAGATAATAGGTCCAGGTTTTACTTACAAGTCCTTTTCTTTTTGCTCTTTTATccgttttgttttcttatttccaGTGGTTGTGGTTAATTTATGTTCCGTAGCTGTCAGTTTATCATTCAAGTAATTATTGTGTTTCATTCTGTTTTCGTTTAGTACATTCGTTCATTTTATTGATGTCTgtgaaaatagaaaataaaaattatattgcatTATGCTGCAAACTTTAGGTGGTCAAAGCTATAAACAACAAGTTAATGAAGACTTTCGTAAGTCATATATTGGCTAGCGAAAAGTCCAAGTCtatgaatataaacaatttctttcttggcaaaaacaaaaacgaaattaatataatcaaaataacaacaaactacAAATTGACTTACTTACCTACTTCTTTAAAGTAGAACTAAAgcgtttaaactttaaaatacttttgggaaaaaagtgttaaaaaatatttgtaaaaaaagtacttacgTTATTTTAATTGCGTCGCATACGTTTGCGGCTTCCATCATCACCATCGCTACCATTGCCTCTTTCTTCTGCCTCCATAACCTAGATTAATTAAAGATAATTCagatttattaataattcttCTTTAAGAAAGCTTCAAATATTATTCAAACCTTCAATTTAGAGCCACAAATTTCGGcaccatttaaaatttgtatggcTTTTTGTGCAGAATCTCTATCAGCATATTTGACATAACCACAATTTTTATTTGGCAGCAAATACACATCAATTAGACCTTTCCAACAGGAGaatacatttttcaatataGAAACAGGTAAATTctataagaacaaaaattttattaagctttatgttattttaaataaagagcTGTTTGAATATTATTACCGAtgccaaaacaataaataagcGTTGTGCAACGGGAGCATCGCTAGATGCCATTGGCTGAGATGGTGGTAATGGAACGTTACAAATTGAATCCTTTCTAGTGCGctctaaaaattagttttaaattagaccaaaaacaaacagaaagagagaagtagaagaaaaaaaaaaacaaaacaaatttattaatataaatttttattccattttgtacaagtgtttataaattagtaaaagtatgtgtttgtatttaaaacctACTATCAATAAATGATGTATCAATGCGTGATGAGCTCATTCCAGATACTTTAACAATTAGACGCTCGCCCACTGGATATTCAAGACCATGTAATTTGTCCCTAAAAAACGAATTATTTAACatgatgttaaattttaatcatgtttatatatttacaatttttattatgttacGTACTTGGCATATATAGCAGCCTCTGGATTGTCATAGACCACAATTGCCTCATTTGTACGAGGTCCAtctaaaagtaataataaaagtttatataaaatacaaaattatagataaaaaatatcggagtaaacttttctaaacaaaaatgttttaaaaaacatttttaaagatctttttctagagaaacctttaaaaaatgcatttctTTGTAACGGATCAATAACAATTACactttaaaattactaaaaaatttcaaaacttttttcgcAAGTGATTAGAAAAAGGGCTCATAAAAGACTCTTTTAGAGTCGAGGGTAGGGAACCATTTTCTCCCGACGAATttatcatttatgatcagaaaatgagaGCATATGTGATAATTGTTATAGTGCAGAAGTCATAAATGACGCAaggatattaaaaaataaaaaaaatggtagctggaaaataaaattaatgcatACTCAAGGTATTTTTAGACTACAATACTGGGTATTAATATTtgtcaaaaaagttttgtatcataatacaattttttagtcTAACATAATTTGTATAcctaatatgtataaatataaacgaaaagtttataaataattaaaaaatttttaaaatatattacaaatatatgcccctattctgcatttcaatttaaatcgaaattttctcattttgttaactttggtattctgcatttcgattcgactctccaacaacttacaaaaacgtaattacgatcgaaatgcagaatacacacaatcgtaaagcattgaaacaaaatggaattgtttcttctttttcttacgattcagttttctgttggaatactttttttttcgatcattgcgttactgaatgcgtaaacgtaatcgaaatgcagaatagggttGAGTGTAAACCAGAGTTACATGTGagtaaaacagaaacaaaacagGTTTTATCATTtggttttgtattgtttttgcttttgagCAAATCATGCGACTTTACTCATGTGCAGCCAGAATAGAAAACAATGAGAGAGAATCTGAAATGCTTCGAGCAAAACCTTGTTTGATTGTTTTGCTcaatgtaaagaaattttttagtgAGTTTAAAGAATGCTTATaaggtttttagtttttgttgatgCCTTTGTGGAAGACGGTagtaatcaaaacaaaattgttttaaaaaattgcgcACATTCTTTAGTTTGATGATTACATACTGCCTGTTATAGAACAAccaaaacacttttttcttataaaaattttgaaaagtaaatttatattttttttattcagtacCTATCtagaatggaaattttattgttaaaattctaATGAAAATGACTCCTTCAGTATCTCGGAAAGAAATTTATGTCCGAATTCAGAAAGAaggaaacaatttttaaaattgtttatgaaaacTACTCAGTTTTTGTCAGCATTTTTCgtacaaaattctaaatattgttttacattttacatcatcccctattctgcatttccaTCACGTTTCCGCATACACCTGCGTAGTTTGTTAATATAAAAGGAGGTATGTGTTATGCAtcaaaatccaaagaaataaaCATAGGTCTCTATCGGCCCTGTTGTGCACTCCTTAAACAGTGTTtgaggtgggaatcgaacccaccacctcaaGTCTACCAGACTGGAACACTAGCCAGTCCCAGACATCATCTGCATAACTAcccaaaacaaagtttttaacaatGGAATCTTAAATGCTGGAAACTTTgcatattttcttttctatgtACATTTCGATCAATgtggtttaaaataataatggacttaggtatacttttttattatttttgatttagcGTATACTTGATAGgtattaataaaaaagcaatatatttttttataagattatgtttaaaatagaaCAAATTACCAATGTTAACCAGTGGAAAATCGAATTATAAACgattaataatttacaaaatttggcgCGTTGCTTTTCCAcaagaacaatatttttgtttaaaagcgtTCGTTACGATTCTAATAAGGTTATGTTATTTCAACAGCTAATtgtatgatatttttaaaaaatttgaagtaGAGATTTGCAATCGAATTGCAACTTTGCCAAAAGGCTaggttttatattgaaataaatcaaAGTAAAAACCTCTCAAACCACATAATatgtaaatacaattttctaccACAACGAGTCTGTcaaacttaaattattaaaattgcatAGTGTAAAAGTAATTTACTTGGTAAAACAAAGAGTGattatcaaaattattaattttttaaaattattaaatatacatttttcagttatgtaatcttcattaatttcccctattctgcattttaaTACGTATCGTTTTTTTCAGTTTGAATATTTTGAGATTCCATTCGACGGTTCGTCCCCAAAATAGCAATTGTATGCAGAATACTcagaaaattgaatttattttagttcAAATAGGGAAACTAATGTATTGTTTACAGATAATATATGAGTAGTTTGAGGTAAAATTTTACTtgcacaataacaaaatacaattaaaatttccCCGAACTACTCGCTGGTTATCTAAAAACAGCACAATAGGCGAATAGGcgatatataaacaattatagcagcaattttttgtataaaattaatattacatataaattaatataatagaGTACAAATTATAATACTTACATTCTTTGGTGATTTGACAATAGTCCAAACCAGGAATGATATCAAATAAACGCCATAATTGATCCTGATTAACACAAGTGCTAACAATAACTTCTAAGCATGTAGGTTGTGGTACTTGAACATTTTGCATACGCAAAAATTGTGACATATCGTTGTTAAATGAATTGTTACCCCAATCATTATTGAATCCACCGCCATTGTTGAATCCACCACTATTCATACCGGCTCCACCCATACCAATATTACCACCCATATTATTCCCACCACCAAATCCAGCGCCCATATTGCCACCACGATTGCCGCCACTCATCATTGTATTATCATTGCGTCCGCCAAATTCTTCGCGTTGATTGCGTGAGTTTGAACCTTTTGGTTCCGCAAAAACAGCTTTATATTTTGAAGGACAATTTTCATAGGCCACAGCAGCATGATAGAATTTTGAATAACGAACATAACCAAATCCTTTGGGGGTTCCAGTTTGTTTATCTCTGACAATGGTGACGTTTTCTATGGGACCCCACTGTTTAAATTCTTCGCGTAATTCATCTTCTGTGGCTGTTTTAGGACAAACTATGAAAAGTCGCACATATTTTTCATGTTCATTGTCTGATTTACTGGATCCTTGATTACGACTAAAGAAAggaatattgaaattaaatcatttgtaaagaaaacattttgcattaaaaaaaatgttgaaaatatagtgatatacatatataattaaaagtataaataataaaataaattcaaaaaaagccGCATCTAAAATGGCCGCCATTTTCTGAATAGGACGCTTTTTGTggcatatgtgtatgtatttacataaaattactatCGAATTTTGTATATACTTAtggaaatttaataatttttatgagtttttaagTCTTTTAAATATGCCGTTTAGATATAACCATGGAGCAATTCTAACAGTTTATATTaagattagttttctttaaagttaTGAACTATACTTTGCGCATTATCAAATTTActgattttaatatttctctaCGTCATAAACATCAGCGTGTATTTTACCGATGGCGTAAAAAACTGTACCACGGACCATAATATGTATTcctaataataatattacttattcaaatatattttacttactTGGCAGCCACTAAAACCTTTAAAGTACGATCCAATGTACCAATTGTTTTGCCATTCATTTCTTCCTGAGCCTTTGCCGCATCTGAGGTCTTGGCATACTTAACATAGGCAATACCTTTGTTGTCTCCGGTGTGTTTATCTTTTACAACCCAAATGTCTTCAATTTCACCGAAGGGCGAAAAAGCCTCACGAAAATCTTCTTCGGTATGAGCCTTATTGCAGATAATGAATAAACGAGACATTGGTGGGTCATCGTCACTGTAATCATTGCGGCCG
Proteins encoded:
- the LOC111675120 gene encoding RNA-binding protein 45; protein product: MSDYRSQSRDGNREGGRGGGGRNDYSDDDPPMSRLFIICNKAHTEEDFREAFSPFGEIEDIWVVKDKHTGDNKGIAYVKYAKTSDAAKAQEEMNGKTIGTLDRTLKVLVAANRNQGSSKSDNEHEKYVRLFIVCPKTATEDELREEFKQWGPIENVTIVRDKQTGTPKGFGYVRYSKFYHAAVAYENCPSKYKAVFAEPKGSNSRNQREEFGGRNDNTMMSGGNRGGNMGAGFGGGNNMGGNIGMGGAGMNSGGFNNGGGFNNDWGNNSFNNDMSQFLRMQNVQVPQPTCLEVIVSTCVNQDQLWRLFDIIPGLDYCQITKEYGPRTNEAIVVYDNPEAAIYAKDKLHGLEYPVGERLIVKVSGMSSSRIDTSFIDKRTRKDSICNVPLPPSQPMASSDAPVAQRLFIVLASNLPVSILKNVFSCWKGLIDVYLLPNKNCGYVKYADRDSAQKAIQILNGAEICGSKLKVMEAEERGNGSDGDDGSRKRMRRN